The Mycoplasmopsis equigenitalium genome contains a region encoding:
- a CDS encoding DnaA ATPase domain-containing protein, which yields MQFDNFVSLENLNIKLKAAVATSEYDEIIKKNVLNKFEIINFENDALLLFIPNINSYQISKLAAEEAIKEIVKESFGIDIVQITHEKQMFSQKQEEQLSDKKNSTLNYSFTFENLYKGSFNKLAYQVAQKIINENIGFNIFFINSRTGMGKTHLANAICIEYEKIGLTSQIIKPSNYDTQFAMLLKRNIPEEKVEFVQKLIDYDILVFDDFQNYKTKPKTFEFINDVIEERKTRDKLTIICSNEKPEVLRQSFDERLIARLEEGMVLEIQSPSSEEYYKILLFMLEKNGWDIKLFDEKALRDLVDIDVDNINKIRGMVIIIDTFSSNIKKHKVYSYKVLSNYFEKLKNHKVVDEKTIIKVVSNYFNIPDKAILSKKRKAEVSRARHIVMYFLTYMLKLTQVKIAEIFKCDHSAVTYAVKKIENEREKNQTLKTVIKTINLLINNN from the coding sequence ATGCAATTTGATAATTTTGTAAGTCTAGAGAATTTGAATATAAAACTCAAAGCGGCGGTGGCGACCAGCGAATATGATGAAATAATAAAAAAGAACGTCCTAAACAAATTTGAAATCATAAATTTTGAAAATGACGCTCTTCTTTTATTTATTCCGAATATAAATTCATATCAAATTAGTAAATTAGCGGCAGAGGAAGCAATTAAAGAAATTGTGAAAGAAAGTTTTGGCATCGATATAGTTCAAATTACACATGAGAAACAAATGTTTTCACAAAAGCAAGAAGAGCAACTTTCTGATAAGAAAAATAGTACGTTGAACTATTCATTTACATTCGAAAATTTATATAAAGGTTCATTTAATAAATTAGCCTACCAAGTAGCACAAAAAATAATTAATGAAAATATTGGCTTTAATATCTTTTTTATAAATTCGCGTACAGGTATGGGAAAAACTCACTTGGCTAATGCTATTTGTATCGAGTATGAAAAAATCGGTTTAACTTCTCAAATTATCAAACCATCAAATTACGATACACAATTTGCAATGCTTTTAAAACGAAATATACCTGAAGAAAAAGTAGAATTTGTTCAAAAATTAATTGATTACGATATTTTAGTTTTTGATGATTTTCAAAATTACAAAACCAAACCAAAAACATTTGAATTTATTAATGATGTGATTGAAGAACGAAAAACTCGTGACAAACTAACAATTATTTGCTCAAATGAAAAACCTGAAGTTTTACGACAATCATTTGATGAACGTCTTATCGCTCGTCTTGAAGAAGGAATGGTACTTGAAATTCAATCACCAAGTTCGGAAGAGTATTATAAAATTTTACTTTTTATGCTTGAAAAAAATGGTTGAGATATAAAACTTTTTGATGAAAAAGCGCTTCGTGATCTTGTAGATATTGATGTTGATAATATTAATAAGATAAGAGGGATGGTAATTATCATTGATACATTTAGTTCGAATATCAAAAAACATAAAGTTTATTCATACAAAGTTCTATCAAACTATTTTGAAAAACTCAAAAATCACAAAGTGGTCGATGAGAAAACAATTATTAAAGTTGTAAGTAACTATTTTAATATTCCAGATAAAGCAATATTATCAAAAAAACGCAAGGCTGAAGTTTCAAGAGCGCGCCACATCGTAATGTACTTTTTAACTTACATGTTAAAATTAACGCAGGTTAAAATTGCTGAAATTTTTAAATGTGATCACTCTGCTGTGACCTACGCGGTGAAGAAAATTGAAAATGAGCGAGAAAAAAATCAAACACTAAAAACAGTAATAAAAACAATTAATTTATTAATCAATAATAATTAA
- a CDS encoding DNA polymerase III subunit beta gives MNFKIKKNLLEKHLNIVGKAIDPNNVMMQLRGVLINVYEKEIELIGSDGDFSIKTTIPVSNDLEIFETGEALIYFDFFKKSVSKVSGEITVLMRNNVITLSSSHTTYDLSLLKNQEYPTPIFSLNGDKVTMNYSDFKEAINNVIFAISNNVNEANVRLSSVLLHAKNGFLKFFASDSFRLAKHTAKIEQKVEFEKVIKGRNIKKMLIDDGNKKIDLYASDTELAFVTRDTIIISKLAEVMYKDYDHLIPNDFITTITIDKKVIDELINKIFFNSDDKNYRFTLMVENDKITAKSSVDEIAKMESLTTEFELNGQTLEIDFNFNYFKEAIQVFEKEIVICIGSDLKRVLFISKYSPHTQQMVTPLRRI, from the coding sequence ATGAATTTTAAAATCAAAAAAAATCTTTTAGAAAAACACTTAAATATCGTTGGGAAGGCAATTGATCCTAATAATGTTATGATGCAACTTCGTGGTGTTTTAATTAATGTCTACGAAAAAGAAATTGAATTAATTGGAAGCGATGGTGATTTTTCAATTAAAACTACCATTCCAGTTTCAAATGATTTAGAAATTTTCGAAACAGGAGAAGCGCTTATTTACTTTGATTTTTTCAAAAAATCAGTTAGCAAAGTTAGTGGTGAAATTACTGTATTAATGCGTAACAATGTTATTACTTTAAGTTCTAGTCACACAACATATGATTTATCACTTCTTAAAAATCAAGAATACCCAACACCAATTTTTTCATTAAATGGTGACAAGGTTACAATGAATTATAGTGATTTTAAAGAAGCGATTAACAATGTTATTTTTGCAATTAGTAATAATGTTAATGAAGCAAATGTTAGACTTTCAAGTGTTTTACTTCATGCTAAAAACGGGTTCTTAAAATTCTTTGCATCTGATAGTTTTAGATTAGCAAAACATACTGCCAAAATCGAACAAAAAGTAGAGTTTGAAAAAGTTATTAAAGGTAGAAATATTAAGAAAATGTTGATTGATGACGGTAATAAAAAGATTGATCTTTATGCTAGCGATACTGAACTTGCTTTTGTGACAAGAGATACAATTATTATTTCAAAATTAGCTGAAGTGATGTATAAGGATTATGATCATTTAATTCCTAATGATTTTATTACAACAATTACGATTGATAAAAAAGTTATTGATGAACTTATTAATAAAATTTTCTTTAATTCTGATGACAAAAATTATCGTTTTACCTTGATGGTTGAAAACGACAAAATAACCGCAAAAAGCAGCGTTGATGAAATTGCTAAAATGGAGTCGCTAACAACTGAATTTGAACTTAATGGCCAAACATTAGAAATTGATTTTAATTTTAATTACTTCAAAGAAGCAATTCAAGTTTTCGAAAAAGAGATTGTAATTTGTATTGGAAGTGATCTTAAAAGAGTATTATTTATTTCTAAGTATTCACCACATACACAACAAATGGTGACACCACTTCGAAGAATATAA
- a CDS encoding aspartate--ammonia ligase, with protein sequence MYKSKLDVRQTQEAIHLIKKHFQKTFSKKLCLIRASAPLFVDSQLKINDYLNGEKPVRFTAKGFENKFEILHSLAKWKRVALKKYNIPTYEGIYTDMNAIRREEDLDYLHSFYVDQWDWEIHINKKDRNTSYLHKIVKKIYSVIKELEEYIIAKFPVLEQKLPQDLTIITSQELADIYPKLTPEEREREYVKTHKAIFISQIGHPLSDGVPHGKRAFDYDDWKFNGDLIFYDAVNDNAIEISSMGIRVDAKSLKIQQTTLEVEEDKLAPYHYAIFNKHLPFSIGGGIGQSRLCMFLLEKKHIGEVQSSFWPEDKIIEWKNEGIELL encoded by the coding sequence ATGTATAAATCCAAATTAGATGTTAGACAAACACAAGAAGCAATTCATTTGATTAAAAAACATTTTCAAAAAACATTTTCAAAAAAATTGTGTTTGATTCGTGCCAGTGCACCACTATTCGTAGATTCACAACTAAAAATTAACGATTATCTTAATGGTGAAAAACCCGTTCGTTTTACTGCGAAAGGTTTTGAAAACAAATTTGAAATACTACACTCGCTTGCTAAATGAAAAAGAGTAGCTCTTAAAAAATATAATATTCCTACCTATGAAGGTATTTATACTGATATGAACGCAATTCGTCGTGAAGAAGATTTAGATTACCTTCACTCGTTTTATGTCGACCAATGAGACTGAGAAATTCATATTAATAAAAAAGACCGCAACACTTCTTACCTTCATAAAATTGTTAAAAAAATATATTCAGTAATTAAAGAATTAGAGGAATATATTATTGCTAAGTTTCCTGTTCTAGAACAAAAACTACCACAAGATTTAACAATTATCACTAGCCAAGAACTTGCTGATATTTACCCAAAACTTACACCTGAAGAACGTGAAAGAGAATATGTAAAAACACATAAAGCTATCTTTATTTCACAAATCGGTCACCCACTAAGTGATGGTGTTCCTCACGGTAAACGTGCATTTGACTATGATGATTGAAAATTTAATGGTGATTTAATTTTCTATGACGCTGTTAATGATAATGCGATAGAAATTTCTTCAATGGGAATTCGTGTTGATGCAAAATCACTTAAAATTCAACAAACGACACTTGAAGTTGAAGAAGATAAATTAGCACCTTATCATTACGCAATTTTCAATAAACATCTACCATTTTCTATTGGTGGTGGTATTGGTCAAAGTCGTCTTTGTATGTTTTTATTAGAAAAAAAACATATTGGCGAAGTCCAAAGCTCATTTTGACCTGAAGATAAAATTATTGAATGAAAAAATGAAGGAATTGAATTATTATAA
- a CDS encoding PQ-loop domain-containing transporter has protein sequence MKITHDVIGWIAAVITVFIGLPQLIKLLKTKNSAGINLISNWLFFAGLILWKTYGSYAFEYGGKIYQSAASNVLSTGVYGVMLFYIYKYREGMKKQNVITVGIIIATLVALNTASFAFGMIRRDVGFDDATAKLVCSIVTGFLTTFAFTPQTIQSMITKNVKNVSVMMMVVFVALNSLWIVFWLTPYTQSILPFLIYQIISLTLAATMLIICLIYKDKKQQPEEKVEEKKAEI, from the coding sequence ATGAAAATTACCCACGATGTTATCGGTTGAATTGCAGCCGTTATTACAGTGTTTATTGGATTACCGCAACTTATAAAATTATTAAAAACAAAAAATTCAGCAGGTATTAACTTAATTTCAAATTGATTATTCTTTGCTGGTTTAATCCTTTGAAAAACTTATGGATCATACGCGTTTGAGTATGGCGGAAAGATTTACCAAAGTGCCGCTTCAAACGTACTTAGCACTGGTGTTTATGGTGTGATGTTGTTCTATATTTATAAATACCGCGAAGGAATGAAGAAACAAAATGTTATAACTGTAGGAATTATAATTGCAACTTTAGTTGCACTAAATACGGCTTCATTTGCTTTTGGTATGATTCGCCGCGATGTTGGATTTGATGATGCAACAGCGAAATTAGTATGTTCAATTGTAACTGGTTTCCTTACTACTTTCGCATTTACACCACAAACAATTCAAAGTATGATTACTAAAAACGTTAAAAACGTTTCGGTAATGATGATGGTAGTGTTTGTTGCTTTAAATAGTTTATGAATTGTCTTTTGATTAACACCTTATACTCAATCAATCTTGCCATTCTTAATTTATCAAATTATTTCACTTACATTAGCAGCAACAATGTTAATCATTTGTTTAATTTACAAGGACAAAAAACAACAACCAGAAGAAAAAGTAGAAGAAAAGAAAGCAGAAATTTAA
- a CDS encoding HinT-interacting membrane complex protein P80, with amino-acid sequence MANKKESFFERLARKNTEKETVNLKSKKARIATYSILGGLAAAITIGISVPIIVSSTKKNYIPPISDNEQIFEFRTPDGVIKVPFSEIKSFLDNPSEKETEKTQNAFIKEAIYKLYEEEYIDSLKFEYLVNKTKRSGVSDRTDIHLRSLKEIKKLNRDKILDLKNLYQKNYGLDKWEKEFIKVIAQQYQGARSIEEAVDNAVLKEITADALRRFTLSRQNFNAEDWDRTAPRDIKELEIVDGIVQEKKGGAVIYKYKDYIFRDKLLKAVVDFNDIKNDQNTVLKYENNDPNGRVEKLYVFLNDSFSLDPTKRSAWKIIEKFAEKEENIQITKASIFGVANTTNAAENWSVDKKQLINLFAHSAIKGLQNSYKLLEKNKEGVYTPDLQGHDTFEHENLDLFFHFFNNINTATPNEEEKKINTILKAYLPKIVGSLAGNLGTKDIEKLNKAAASLGDEELLTLLNSNLKIAKEDGDFTNSPLWKSLNEFKTKIADFFATKDRVLIKSYKKLKQEYDNEQTKPAEQRKIKLSQVVKAYNAALADLINSLSEDEVKQEFGSILKNDFYGVNGENTRTFYAAKKDGKTVYIVPTAEGILLISYTKITSKAEDIFKGIIGDLKKRIHDEPVVFNYEQTLLSWLRSNENIQKLFLLDHLQDSDYETIKAKLLADENLKKESVEEYISRVKLTAAFTAKIQESTSTTNANILKKMKDFIEKQAKGRQKVDFTIGSDPSKIQLVGFDGTIIDDALNKVINLLIEEILKGGA; translated from the coding sequence ATGGCAAACAAAAAAGAGTCATTTTTTGAACGTTTAGCTAGAAAAAATACAGAAAAAGAAACAGTAAATCTAAAATCGAAAAAAGCAAGAATTGCAACTTATTCGATTTTAGGTGGTTTAGCAGCTGCGATTACAATTGGAATTAGTGTTCCAATTATTGTTTCAAGTACCAAGAAAAATTACATTCCGCCCATTAGTGATAATGAGCAAATTTTTGAATTCAGAACACCTGATGGAGTAATCAAAGTTCCGTTTTCAGAAATTAAATCATTTTTAGACAATCCATCTGAAAAAGAAACTGAAAAAACACAAAATGCTTTTATTAAAGAAGCGATTTATAAACTTTATGAAGAAGAGTACATCGATTCATTAAAATTTGAATATCTTGTTAATAAAACCAAACGAAGCGGTGTTTCAGATCGTACCGACATTCACTTAAGATCGTTAAAAGAAATTAAGAAATTAAATCGCGATAAGATTTTAGATCTTAAAAATCTTTATCAAAAAAATTACGGTCTAGACAAATGAGAAAAAGAATTTATTAAAGTTATTGCACAACAATATCAAGGTGCAAGAAGTATTGAAGAGGCGGTAGATAATGCAGTTTTAAAAGAAATTACAGCTGATGCTCTTCGTCGCTTTACACTTTCAAGACAAAATTTTAATGCCGAAGATTGAGATAGAACAGCTCCTCGTGATATTAAAGAACTAGAAATTGTTGATGGTATTGTTCAAGAGAAAAAAGGCGGCGCCGTAATTTACAAATACAAAGACTACATTTTTCGCGACAAACTTTTAAAAGCAGTTGTTGACTTTAATGACATAAAAAATGACCAAAACACTGTATTGAAATACGAAAATAACGATCCAAACGGTCGTGTTGAAAAACTTTATGTATTTTTAAATGATAGTTTTTCACTCGATCCCACTAAACGAAGCGCATGAAAAATTATTGAAAAATTTGCAGAAAAAGAAGAAAATATTCAAATTACTAAAGCAAGCATTTTCGGTGTAGCAAATACAACAAATGCTGCTGAAAACTGAAGTGTTGATAAAAAACAATTAATCAATTTATTTGCTCACTCAGCAATTAAAGGGTTGCAAAATAGTTATAAACTATTAGAAAAAAACAAAGAGGGCGTATATACTCCAGATCTACAAGGACACGATACCTTTGAACACGAAAACCTTGATTTATTCTTCCATTTCTTTAATAATATCAACACAGCAACACCAAATGAAGAAGAAAAGAAAATTAATACAATTTTAAAAGCATATTTACCTAAAATTGTTGGTAGTCTTGCAGGAAATTTAGGAACAAAAGATATTGAAAAATTAAATAAAGCCGCCGCTTCGTTAGGTGATGAAGAGTTATTAACATTACTAAATTCAAATCTTAAAATTGCAAAAGAAGATGGTGATTTTACTAATTCACCACTATGAAAATCACTTAATGAATTTAAAACAAAAATCGCTGACTTTTTCGCAACAAAAGATCGTGTTTTAATTAAAAGCTACAAAAAGCTAAAACAAGAATATGATAATGAACAAACTAAACCTGCTGAACAACGCAAGATTAAACTATCACAAGTTGTTAAAGCATATAACGCTGCTCTAGCGGATTTAATCAACTCGTTAAGTGAAGACGAAGTTAAACAAGAATTTGGTTCAATTTTAAAAAATGATTTTTACGGTGTAAATGGCGAAAATACAAGAACATTTTATGCTGCTAAAAAAGATGGTAAAACTGTCTACATAGTTCCAACCGCTGAAGGAATTTTGTTAATTAGTTATACTAAAATTACAAGTAAAGCAGAAGATATTTTCAAAGGTATTATAGGAGATCTTAAAAAGAGAATTCATGATGAACCAGTTGTGTTTAATTACGAACAAACACTTTTATCTTGATTAAGGTCAAATGAAAATATACAAAAACTGTTCTTGCTTGACCATCTTCAAGATTCGGATTACGAAACCATTAAAGCCAAGTTGTTAGCTGATGAAAATCTTAAAAAAGAAAGTGTAGAAGAATACATTTCACGTGTTAAATTAACTGCTGCATTTACCGCAAAAATTCAAGAAAGCACATCAACAACAAATGCAAATATTCTTAAGAAAATGAAGGATTTCATTGAAAAACAAGCAAAAGGGCGTCAAAAAGTTGACTTCACAATTGGTAGCGATCCTTCAAAAATTCAGCTTGTCGGCTTCGATGGAACAATAATTGATGATGCATTAAACAAAGTGATTAATTTACTAATCGAAGAAATTCTTAAAGGAGGTGCATAA
- a CDS encoding HinT-interacting membrane complex lipoprotein P60: protein MLKKKWLTLVPIAILPVAAISCGKDINTTGKIIQLEQFSKHAQEISNELLLDKTLAKLYGVDNLGAEFDKTTSDSEYYKNAYDAFKIYAALKLQDDSFYFRTKEQEWKIYDNPSLLINEVPSEASFQKYYKNKDTKIASEINKLLLSFKYLSDQNVENLKKGNAIVMLDNLIDEKQYNLINYVLKAKPAFKWHIESQENIDFFSQGSSTLTSWQDYLQISVDQKYYSKKQSKELAFGIVSDEKDKFSETKLYGYDGLVKGALDSYGGLSGIFDRRSFYKDRIVKEYGFYKPDSETLINAEELKTHPILAWKEDGSKMSVTYFHIVIPSFVEEEKRENDVKGYISFLEPKYTQEKLRKLTFLFAASDFTIYGDAQKYFEKLGFKLEATHNDMIEALKNKQNEQPGQ from the coding sequence ATGTTAAAGAAAAAATGACTGACATTAGTGCCTATCGCTATCCTGCCAGTTGCTGCAATTTCGTGTGGAAAAGACATTAACACTACCGGGAAAATAATTCAATTAGAGCAATTTTCAAAACATGCGCAAGAAATTTCTAACGAGCTCTTACTTGACAAAACACTTGCAAAATTATATGGTGTTGATAACTTAGGTGCAGAGTTTGATAAAACAACTTCTGATTCTGAGTATTACAAAAATGCTTATGATGCATTTAAAATTTATGCAGCACTAAAATTACAAGATGATAGTTTTTACTTTAGAACTAAAGAGCAAGAATGAAAAATTTACGACAACCCCTCACTTCTAATTAATGAAGTTCCAAGCGAAGCAAGTTTTCAAAAATATTACAAAAACAAAGATACAAAAATTGCTTCAGAAATCAATAAATTACTTCTTTCATTTAAATATTTATCAGACCAGAATGTTGAAAACCTTAAAAAAGGTAATGCTATTGTAATGCTTGATAATTTAATTGATGAAAAACAATACAATTTAATCAACTATGTTCTTAAAGCAAAACCAGCATTTAAATGACATATTGAGTCGCAAGAAAACATTGATTTCTTTTCACAAGGTTCATCAACTTTAACTTCGTGACAAGATTATCTTCAAATCAGTGTCGATCAAAAATACTACTCGAAAAAACAATCAAAAGAATTGGCGTTTGGAATTGTATCTGATGAAAAAGATAAATTTTCAGAAACTAAATTATATGGTTATGATGGGCTAGTTAAAGGTGCGCTTGATAGTTATGGCGGATTAAGTGGAATATTTGATCGTCGTAGTTTTTATAAAGATCGAATCGTGAAGGAATATGGTTTTTACAAACCAGATTCAGAAACACTAATTAATGCAGAAGAGCTGAAAACTCATCCAATCTTAGCTTGAAAAGAAGATGGTAGCAAGATGAGTGTTACTTATTTTCATATTGTAATTCCTAGTTTTGTTGAGGAAGAAAAAAGAGAAAACGATGTTAAAGGTTATATTTCATTTTTAGAACCAAAATACACACAAGAAAAATTGAGAAAATTAACCTTCTTATTTGCTGCTAGTGATTTTACAATTTACGGCGATGCGCAAAAATACTTTGAAAAATTAGGTTTCAAACTTGAAGCAACACACAACGATATGATTGAAGCCCTAAAGAATAAACAAAATGAACAACCAGGCCAATAA
- a CDS encoding HIT family protein, with the protein MNNQANKSIFTKIIEREIPSKIYFEDKDVIVIWDIDQSVRGHLLVIWKEPYINLKTMSKQKVATFFAKANEVALNFIKEQNFDDYKLIINNGEKAGQEVMHSHIHILPY; encoded by the coding sequence ATGAACAACCAGGCCAATAAAAGTATTTTTACAAAAATTATTGAACGTGAAATCCCTAGTAAAATTTATTTTGAAGACAAAGATGTAATTGTGATTTGAGATATCGATCAATCAGTTCGCGGACATCTATTAGTTATTTGGAAAGAACCTTACATTAACCTCAAAACGATGTCAAAACAAAAAGTTGCAACTTTCTTTGCGAAAGCAAATGAAGTAGCGCTTAACTTTATAAAAGAACAAAATTTTGATGATTATAAATTGATAATCAATAATGGTGAAAAAGCCGGGCAAGAAGTGATGCATTCACACATTCACATTTTGCCGTATTAA
- a CDS encoding phosphatidate cytidylyltransferase, producing the protein MNEVKARIVYGVIFFMLTIFLFGFGIWFGSVGNIGGFVTRIVYLVILLGILGWAMYELCHAFKVNIWYSFLFTILAFFLVITPTKDFEFFPFQKDFSEKFLVHETGQVRANSLSFVYFVTDIFSNWYPYVIAFVIYLIGALTFYINTKKENKYFDAVKLFIYDGLLFVLSTFIIAASLRFVYYAIFLDYRYLILPIAVAMGSDIFGYFGGRLFGHKWIERTYSTYISPNKSWEGAIFQFAAGILITSLFVLLFPLFNTISNANKIADLVVLEYVAITLIMVLLPLAVIIGDLYFSLIKRLAQIKDFSNVIKGHGGLLDRFDSVSFGCFTVNLLLVLVIKY; encoded by the coding sequence ATGAATGAAGTTAAAGCACGAATTGTCTACGGCGTAATATTTTTTATGTTAACCATTTTTCTATTTGGTTTTGGTATTTGATTTGGGTCAGTAGGAAACATAGGGGGATTCGTAACTCGGATTGTTTATCTTGTTATATTATTAGGAATTTTGGGATGAGCAATGTACGAGTTATGTCACGCATTTAAAGTAAATATTTGATATTCTTTTTTATTCACAATCCTTGCTTTCTTTTTAGTAATTACCCCAACTAAAGATTTTGAATTTTTTCCATTTCAAAAAGATTTTAGTGAGAAGTTTTTAGTTCACGAAACCGGGCAAGTACGCGCTAACTCGCTCAGTTTCGTTTATTTTGTAACTGACATCTTTTCGAATTGATATCCATATGTTATTGCTTTTGTTATTTATTTGATTGGTGCATTAACCTTTTATATAAATACTAAGAAAGAAAATAAGTATTTTGATGCAGTAAAATTATTTATTTACGATGGTCTTTTATTTGTCTTAAGCACCTTTATTATTGCTGCAAGCCTTCGTTTTGTCTATTACGCTATATTTTTGGATTATCGTTATTTGATTTTACCAATTGCAGTAGCTATGGGAAGCGATATATTTGGTTATTTTGGTGGAAGACTATTTGGTCACAAATGAATTGAAAGAACATATTCAACGTATATTTCACCCAACAAATCATGAGAAGGGGCAATTTTTCAATTTGCTGCCGGAATCTTAATTACAAGTTTGTTTGTTTTATTATTCCCATTATTTAATACAATTTCAAATGCTAACAAGATTGCTGATTTAGTCGTGTTAGAATACGTTGCAATTACATTAATAATGGTGTTATTACCACTTGCTGTGATTATCGGAGATTTATATTTTTCATTAATTAAAAGATTAGCACAGATTAAAGATTTCTCAAACGTTATTAAAGGTCACGGCGGTTTACTAGATCGGTTTGATAGTGTTTCGTTTGGCTGTTTTACGGTTAATTTATTACTTGTTTTAGTAATTAAATATTAA
- a CDS encoding FMN-dependent NADH-azoreductase gives MKKVLFIKSSIVTDENSVTTNLLKAFEKKYLEKNPKDKIVWLDLNEENLIALTSKNMSSYFNEKADAYINQLKDVDKLVVAAPMYNFNVPATLKIYIDMIAQANKTFTYKYAGKNRSKGLLENLSVEIITSQGAPIDWYPWANIPQFLSSFFEFLGMKVHGSIQFAGAKVAGFELTKLNFDELVKKDASSF, from the coding sequence ATGAAAAAAGTTTTATTTATTAAGTCATCAATCGTTACAGACGAAAACTCGGTCACAACCAATCTTTTAAAGGCTTTTGAAAAGAAATATTTAGAAAAAAATCCAAAGGATAAAATTGTTTGATTAGATTTAAATGAAGAAAATCTAATTGCCTTAACAAGTAAAAACATGTCATCGTATTTTAACGAAAAAGCTGACGCATATATTAATCAATTAAAAGATGTTGATAAATTGGTTGTTGCTGCTCCAATGTACAACTTTAATGTTCCTGCTACACTAAAAATTTATATCGATATGATCGCACAAGCAAACAAAACATTTACATATAAATATGCTGGAAAAAATCGATCAAAAGGTCTGCTAGAAAATTTAAGTGTTGAAATCATTACTTCACAAGGCGCCCCAATTGATTGATACCCATGAGCAAACATTCCACAATTCCTAAGTAGCTTCTTTGAATTTCTTGGTATGAAAGTACACGGTTCAATTCAATTTGCCGGAGCAAAGGTCGCTGGATTCGAGTTAACAAAACTCAACTTCGATGAGTTAGTAAAAAAAGATGCTTCAAGTTTCTAA
- the pfkA gene encoding 6-phosphofructokinase, giving the protein MKKIAVLTSGGDAPGMNNAIYGIVQEAKKHKIEVYFVKNGFKGLVEDDMSTTLLENIHNYVSRGGTCLYTARYPEFKEAKTREKAVKLLKKKGIEAVIVIGGDGSFQGAQKLHELGIKTIGLPGTIDNDIASTAESIGYDTALNNIVDAINKIRDTSESHDRCIFVEVMGNHNGALALYSGLATAAEIIITNEYTLNADEIAEIVRGEFKKPNKHSVVIVVSEKIYPDLNKLAKEVGQKSGCNARSMVLGYIQRGGSPTARDRINAALLGIQSVNLLVQGKSGIVLGYSAREIVETPILEALKLEGSTIEERTEIAKHFNKLSRA; this is encoded by the coding sequence ATGAAAAAAATAGCAGTACTAACTTCTGGCGGCGACGCGCCAGGTATGAACAACGCCATCTATGGCATCGTGCAAGAAGCAAAGAAACACAAAATCGAAGTTTACTTTGTAAAAAATGGTTTTAAAGGGCTTGTTGAAGACGATATGTCAACAACATTACTTGAAAATATTCACAATTATGTTTCGCGTGGTGGGACATGTCTTTACACCGCAAGATACCCAGAATTCAAAGAAGCAAAGACTCGAGAAAAAGCAGTAAAACTACTTAAAAAGAAAGGAATCGAGGCCGTTATCGTTATTGGTGGTGACGGTAGTTTCCAAGGGGCACAAAAACTTCATGAATTAGGGATTAAAACTATTGGTTTACCAGGTACAATTGACAACGATATTGCATCAACAGCAGAATCGATTGGTTATGACACAGCACTAAACAATATTGTTGATGCAATCAACAAAATTCGTGACACATCAGAGTCGCACGACCGTTGTATTTTTGTCGAGGTAATGGGTAACCACAATGGCGCGCTTGCATTGTATTCGGGATTAGCAACCGCAGCAGAAATCATCATTACTAATGAGTATACGCTTAACGCTGATGAGATTGCAGAAATTGTTAGAGGCGAATTTAAAAAACCAAATAAACACTCGGTTGTAATTGTTGTTTCAGAAAAGATCTATCCAGATTTAAATAAACTTGCTAAAGAAGTTGGTCAGAAGTCAGGCTGCAACGCTCGTAGTATGGTGCTTGGATATATACAACGTGGGGGTTCACCAACAGCACGTGATCGAATCAACGCCGCTCTTCTAGGTATTCAATCAGTTAATCTTTTAGTTCAAGGAAAAAGTGGAATCGTATTAGGTTATTCAGCACGCGAAATTGTTGAAACCCCAATATTAGAAGCATTAAAATTAGAAGGCTCAACAATTGAAGAAAGAACAGAAATCGCAAAGCATTTTAATAAATTAAGTAGAGCATAA